From the genome of Sporichthyaceae bacterium:
CCGAGGCCTGGCTGCGGGAACGGTTGGGGCGCTGGGAGATCGACGCGGTGCTACCCATCGCGCACGAAGCCGCCGGCGAGTGGACCGAAGTGGAGCTGGCGGTGGCCGACGGTCGGTGGCGGGTGCGTGTTGCCGACGCCCCCGCCGCCGAGCCCCGGCCGCTGAGCTGCGGTACGCACGAGTTGGAGTCACCGCCCGGCTACCGCGTCGTTGTCGCCGAGCCAGTGCCGAACTGACGCCTCGTCAGCACGACTCAGGCCTGCAGGCCAAGCGCGGCCATGCGGGCGGAATGAGCATCTGTCAGGCGGGTGAACATGCGCCCGATCTCGCCCAGGTCCAGACCCGAACCGTCCACCCCGCCGATGACCAGCGCGGTCAAACCCTCGCGCTCGGCGGCCACCTGCTGCGCCTGGGTCAGCGCCTCGCCGACCAACCGGCGACCCCACAACGCCAGCGGGCCGGCCACCCGCGGGTCCGCGGCGATCGCCGCCCGCACCCGGTCCACCGCGAACGAGGAGTGCCCGGTGTCGTCCAGCACGTTGAGCACCAAATCGCGGGTCTCCTCGTCCAGCTGCGCGGCGATCTCCCGATAGAAATCCGCGGCCAGTCCGTCCCCGACGAACGCCTTGACCAAGCCCTCCAGCCAGTTGCCCGCCGCGGTGCGCTGGTGGAACTCGGTGAGCGGGGCCACGAACGGCGCCATCGCCGCGCCCGGATCCACCCCGAGGTCGGCCAACCGGGCCCGCAGCAGCACGAAATGGTTGAACTCGGCGACCGCCATCCGGGCCAGTTCGGCCTTGTCCTGCATGCTCGGCGCCAGCGTGGCGTCGTGCGCCAGCCGCTCGAACGCCAGCAACTCCCCGCACGCCATCAGGCCGAGCAGTTCGCACACCGCGGCAGCGTGGCCCACCGACCCGAAAAAGCCCGCTCCATCGGTCGCCGAAGTGCTCACGGGGCGTAGCGTAGCCGGCCGCTGCGGCGCGTTCGGCCGGGTAACGGGTAGGTGACAGTTATGCTGGATGCGTACCGGACCGGTGTCCGTGCCGATCCGCCCGCCTCCCCCGGCGGGCCCGGGTCCGCGCGCAGCGCCGTGTCCACCCCACCGTGGCGCGGTTTCTCGCGCGCCGCCGACCTGCCGCCGGTCGCAAACGACGGCCCGAGACAACGAAACGCAGCCCGCCCCGGCGTGCCGCGACAACAAAGACGAAGAGGCGAGTAGCCCTGAGCACCTTTCACGAACTAGGCGTCATCCGCGCCATCACCGACGCACTCGACGAGGTCGGCATCACCGAGGCCTTCCCGATCCAGGAACTCACCCTGCCGATCGCGTTGACCGGCACCGACGTCATCGGCCAGGCACGTACCGGCACCGGCAAGACCCTGGCCTTCGGCATCCCGATCCTGCAGCGCCTGGTCGCCCCCGGCGACGACGACTTCCTCGACCTGGCCGTTCCCGGCGCCCCGCAAGCGCTGGTCATCGTGCCGACCCGGGAGCTGTGCGTGCAGGTCACCGGCGACCTCGAACTGGCCGGCCGGCGCCGCGGCGTGCGCGTCCTGTCGATCTACGGCGGCCGGGCCTACGAACCCCAGGTGGCCACTCTCAAGGCCGGGGTCGAGGTCGTCGTGGGCACCCCCGGTCGCCTGCTGGACCTGCGCAAGCAGCGGCACCTGGACCTGGCGCACGTCAAATGCCTGGTTCTGGATGAAGCCGACGAGATGCTCGACCTGGGGTTCCTGCCCGACGTCGAGCGGCTGATCTCGGACACCCCGGCCAACCGGCAGACCATGCTGTTCTCGGCCACCATGCCCGGCCCGGTGGTCTCCCTGGCCCGGCGCTACCTACGCACCCCCACCAACATCCGCGCCGAGTCCGGCTCCGATCAACACACCGTGCCGGAGACCACCCAGCACGTGTTCCGCACCCACAAGATGGACAAGGTGGAGTGCGTGGCCCGCATCCTGCAGGCCGAGGGCCGTCGGCTCACCATGGTGTTCGCGCCCACCCGACGGCTGTGCCAGTCCATCGCCGACGAGCTCACCGAGAAGGGCTTCGCCGCCGCCGCGGTGCATGGCGATCTCGGCCAGGGGGCCCGCGAGCAGGCCCTGCGCGCGTTCCGCAACGGCAAGGTCGACGTGTTGGTCGCCACCGACGTGGCCGCGCGCGGCATCGACGTCGATGACGTCACACACGTGATCAACTACGAGTGCCCGGAGGACGAGAAGACCTACCTGCACCGCATCGGCCGCACCGGCCGGGCCGGGCGCACCGGGGTCGCGGTGACCTTCGTGGACTGGGCGGACATGACCCGCTGGCAGCTCATCGACAAAGCGCTGAACCTCGGCCTGGGCGAGCCGCTGGAGACCTACTCCACCTCGCCGCACCTCTATGCCGCGCTGGGCATCCCGCAGGGCGCCAAAGGGGTGCTGCCCAAGACCGCGCGCACCCGGGCCGGGCTGGACGCCGAACACGTCGAGGACCTCGGTGAGACCGGCCGGGCGCGCAGCCGGGTACCCGCCTCGCGCAAGAACGGAGACAGCGAGCCGGAGCGCGCGCCGCGCCCCAAGCGCAACCGCAACCGGTCCCGCACCCGCAGCGGCAAGCCGGTGACCGGGACGGCGGAACCAACGAGCACCGAGGCCGCCCCCGCGGCGCTGGCGGTGGCCGACGCCCCGCGGCCGGCCCGTCGTCGGCGGCGCACCCGCGGCGCCGGGTCGGCTGACGCCGCCACCGACAGCTGACCCACCATCACGTCAAGGGCCGCCGACCCTTTTTCGTGCGCTCTGGCCGACGGCCTCTGTCGCGCTCAGTGGGCGCGGAAGCCCAGGCGTACCCAGGTGCGCCGCTTGCACGCCGGGCAGCGCATCCAGGACGGGTAGCCCCTCTTCACCAGGAACAGATGGACGCTGGGCACCGCCGCCGTGATGGCGGCGCCGAAGGTCATCGCGGTGGTCACCCGACAGTCCTTGCAGGTCACCGTCAACGCCCCGAACGGCACCGTGGAGGCCGGCGGAACCTCGGCGCTGAACAGCGCGCGCTTGCCGTCCCGATCCGGACGGGTCGGCGTCGTCGGCTCACGGCGACGCGGCGCGGGCGAGGCCGAGCGCGGCTTGATCCGGTCGAAGTCACTCACGCCACATCGTCCTTCGCCAGCCGTAGCGCCAACTCGCGGTAGGCCGCGGCGCCGGGCGAGCGACCGGCCGTCTCCAGGATCGACCGACCCGAGGCGGGAGCCTCGGCGAATCGGATGGATCGCGGGATCGCGGGTTCCAGCACGGTCACCCCGTAGCGCTGACCGATGTCCTGCAGCACCGCGCGGGCGTGCTTGGAGCGACCGTCGAACAGCGTGGGCAGCACGCCCAGCACGGTGAGCCGACCGTTGGACCGCGAGCGCACCTCGGCCACCGTCTCCAACAACTGGCCGACGCCGCGGTGGGCCAACGTCTCGCACTGCACCGGGATCATCAGCTGATCCGCCGCGGTCAACGCGTTGACGGTGAGCACACCGAGGGCGGGCGGGCAGTCCAGCAGCACCATGTCGTAGTCCGCGCGCAGGTCGGCCAACGCCTCGGCGAGCACGAACTCGCGGCCGTTGCGGTTGTTCAGGAACTTCTCCGAGCCCACCAGGTCGATCTCGGCGGGCAGCAGGTCCACCCCACCGGCCACCCGCTGCAGCGCGGTGCGCGCGGGCACTCGGCCCATCAGCACATCGTGGGTGGACAACTCCAACGCATCGGGGTCCAGCCCCAGGGAGAACGTCAGGCAGGCCTGCGGGTCGAGATCGACGACCGCCACCCGACGTCCCAGTTCGACCAGGGCGGCGGCCACGGAGGCCACGGTGGTGGTCTTGGCCACCCCGCCCTTCTGATTTGCCACGGCCAGAATCCGTGTCACAGCTTCTATTCTGCCCTTCCCCCGGGGCCCGTCGCACCGGGCGCATCGCTCGGTACGGTCCTACGCGTGAGTACTCCACCACACCTGTCCTTACCCCCGTGCGCCCGGGCCCGGACCCTGGACACCGACCGCGGTCCGTTCGCCGTCCACGAGGCGCAGCCGGCAGGCACGGCGACGGCCAGTGTCGTGTTGGTCCCCGGTTTCACCGGCTCCAAAGAGGACTTCATCACCGTGCTCGAACCCCTCGCCGCGGCCGGGTACCACGTGCTCGCCTACGACCAGCGCGGACAGTTCGAGACCCCCGGCCCGGACGACGAGGCGGCCTATTCGCTGGACGCGCTGGGCGCCGATCTGCTGGCCGTCGCGGCCACCACCGGCGCGCCCGCACACCTGGTCGGGCACAGCTTCGGTGGCTTGGTGGTGCGCACGGCCACCATCGCCGCGCCGGCCGCGGTGCGCAGCGCCACCCTGCTGTGCTCCGGGCCGGGCCCGATCCGGGTGGCCCGGGAGGCCGACCGCATCCAGACGCTGCTCTCCGCGCTGGGCATGTTCTCGGTGGCCGACATCTGGACTTTCGCGCACGCCGCGGCCGCCACCAACGGGGAATACGACGGGGTCGCGCCGGACGTGCTGGATTTCCTGGCCCGCCGCTTCCTCAGCACCGCCAAGGCCGGCATGACCGCGATGGCCACGGCGCTGACCGGAACACCGGACCGGACCGCGGAGCTGGCGGCCACACAGGTCCCGGTGCTGGTCGCCCACGGCGCGAAGGATTACATCTGGCTGCCCGCCGAACAGGCCGAGATGGCCACCCGCCTCGGCGCCGCGCACGCGGTCATCCCGGGCGCCGCGCACTCCCCGGCCGTGGAGCAGCCGGCCGAAACGGTGGCATTGCTGGCCCGATTCTGGGCAGATCCCACCAGCATTGTTTACACGGAGTAGCCATCTGAGTGCTCCCTGTAGATCTTTGCCGAACACCCTTGCAAGGCGCTCCGGACGCGGCACCATGAGGGGTCGCGGGGGTATGACAAGCGAATGCGGCCGAACGGGTGAAACGAATCGGCCGCGCGGGAACCGAGAAGGATGGCGTTGGAACTTCGGACCGCCCTGCGCGACGACCCGGGTGAGGTGGGCCGGGCCCGTCATCTGGTGCACCGCAGCCTGGATCGCTGGGGTGTGCCGGTGGACGAGGCGGTCGCCGAGCTGCTGGTCAGCGAGCTGGTCACGAACGCCCTGCGCTATGGCCTGCAACCGATGCGGCTGATCGCCCGCCGCGCCGAACACGGGCTGCGCATCGAGGTACACGACGCACGTCCCGGCGAGCCGCCGCGGCTGCGTCGGGCCAACCCGGACAGCCTGAACGGCCGGGGCATGGTGCTGGTCGACGCTCTCGCCGCGCGCTGGGGCTGGTCGGAGTTCGGCGGCAGCAAGCAGGTGTGGTTCGAGCTCGACGCGCTCAGGCCCCTCGAGGGGCACGACGAGCAGGCCTCACCGGCCGCGTAGCTCCGAGCTACCGATCAAACCCGGCTAGAGCCGCGGGGACAGTGCGCCGAGCGGCGGTTGCAGATCGGTCGGCGCGTCACGCAGGTCCACCAGGGTCAGGTCGTGCACCAAAGCGCCGGCGGAGCTCGGCCAGAGCACGATCCACAGCCACAGGCCGCGGGCCTCGCCGACGTACACCGCGCTGTCCGCGGCCCCGTCCACGCACCACAGCGGGGTGGCGTGCCCGGCCACGTGCACCTTGGCGTGCGGGCCGGTTGTGGTGGCCAGCTTTCGGCCGGGGTCCAGGCCGGGCAAACCCGCCCAGCGCGCGCCCAGGCCGACGCCGGGCTCCTCCGCTATCACCACCATCTCCCCGTAGCCACCCAACGGGTTCGGGCCCCCGCAGGCCAGCAGCGCCGCGCGCACCCCGGTGCGGTCGTCCCCGGCCCGGCTGAGCCCGGTGGCCAGCCACCCGTTGGGCAGCGGCCAGGGCAGCCAGAACGGAATGCGCGCGCCCGTCACCGCCGCGGCCAGCTGCTCGTGGCTGGGCAATGCCGGCGGGACCACCGGGTCCACATCGCCGTCCCGCTCGCACCGCCAGGCATTCGACCAGATCCCCGGTTCGCGCACCGGGCCACCGCAGCGGGCGCAGCTGTACGGCTTGCTCATACGCGAACCCCTTACTGTCGTCCCCAGCGACGCTCCTCCCCCACCTGTCCCGCGTCAACCCCGCCGGCAGCATGTCCCGCATGGTGCGGGTTTCGTGTGTGGGAGCAGTCGTGCACGACGACGACCACCGACTTTTGATGATTCGCCGGGCCAATCCGCCGGGCGTCGGGACGTGGTCGCTGCCCGGCGGACGGGTGGAGGGCGACGAGTCAGACGCCGAGGCGGTGCGCCGCGAGGTGGCCGAGGAGACCGGGCTGCAGGTGACGGTCGGGGTCCGGGTAGGCACCGTGGTGCTGCCGGGTCCGGCCGGGGTCAGCTACGACGTGCGCGACTACGCCTGCGCGGTGACCGGCGGCCGGTTGCGGGCCGGGGACGACGCCGGCGACGCGCGCTGGGTGCGCCGCGCCGAACTCCTACTGCTGGACACCGCACCGGGGTTGGTGGACACCCTGGAGCGGTGGGGCATGCTGCCGAAATGACCGAGGCCGCCGAGTTCACGCCGCGCAGTTGGCGCACTCGCGGCCGGATGCCGGAGACCAAGCGCAGCCGATTGGCCGTCCGGGCCGCGGATCTGGCGTTCGGCGATGCGGCGAGCGCGGCCGCGTGGGCGCCGCAACTGCTGGACATCGGCTTCGGCTACGGCGAATCGCTGCTGGCGCTGGCCGCCGCCTTTCCCGACCTGCGGTTGCTCGGCGTGGACGTGCACGCGCCGGGTCAGTTGCGCGCGATGGACCGGTTGGCCGAGGCGAGCGCGGCGAACGTGCGGGTGCTGCCCGAAGACGTCACCGCATTGCTGCCGTTACTCGCGCCCGGCACCCTGACACTGATCCAGGCGTTGCACCCCGACCCGTGGCCCAAGCGCCGGCACGCCACCCGTCGGCTGCTGTCCGCACCGGTGCTGGCCCGGTGTGTGGAGTTGCTGGCACCGGGTGGGGTGCTGCACATGGTGGTGGACGACGACAGCTACGCCGCCGGACTGCACGCGGCCCTGTCCGGGCTGCCGATGACCCGCACCGAACACCCGCCGCCGCCGGAGACCAGGTACGGCAGGCGGGCGGTGGCGGCCGGCCGTATCGCCCACCGGATCGCTTACGCCAAAGCCACCTGAGGCAGGATCTGCGCCATGGCCAAGACGAACCCCGGCAACTTCTTCGAGGACTTCTCCGTCGGCCAGGTGCTGGAGCACGCGACACCGCGCACCGTGACCGAGGGCGACCGCGCGCTCTACACGTCGCTGTACCCGACGCGGTTCGCGGTGCCGTCCTCGGCGCCGTTCGCCGCCTCGGTGGGCCTGCACCCGGCGCCGGTGGAAGACCTGGTGGCCTTTCACATCGCCTTCGGCAAGACGGTCCCCGACGTCTCGCTGAACGCGGTGGCGAACCTCGGGTATGCCGAGTTGCGCTTCCATCGGCCGGTGGTTCCGGGCGACACCCTGCGCACCCGCTCGGAGGTGATCGGGCTCAAGCAGAATTCCAACGGCCGCAGCGGCGTGGTGTACGTGCGCTCCACCGCGACCAACCAACGCGGCGAGGTGGCGTTGGACTGGGCGCGCTGGGTGATGGTGCACAAGCGGGACGTCGACGCCCCGGCACCGCAGACGGTACTGCCCGAACTGGCCTCGGCGCTGTCGGCCAAGGAACTGCCGATCCCAGACGGGTTGGACTTCTCCCGCTACGACTTCGTCGCGGCCGGCGAACCGCATCGCCTCGGGGATTACCGGGTCGGGGAGAAGATCGACCACGT
Proteins encoded in this window:
- a CDS encoding DUF6758 family protein; this encodes MSKPYSCARCGGPVREPGIWSNAWRCERDGDVDPVVPPALPSHEQLAAAVTGARIPFWLPWPLPNGWLATGLSRAGDDRTGVRAALLACGGPNPLGGYGEMVVIAEEPGVGLGARWAGLPGLDPGRKLATTTGPHAKVHVAGHATPLWCVDGAADSAVYVGEARGLWLWIVLWPSSAGALVHDLTLVDLRDAPTDLQPPLGALSPRL
- a CDS encoding methyltransferase domain-containing protein; translated protein: MTEAAEFTPRSWRTRGRMPETKRSRLAVRAADLAFGDAASAAAWAPQLLDIGFGYGESLLALAAAFPDLRLLGVDVHAPGQLRAMDRLAEASAANVRVLPEDVTALLPLLAPGTLTLIQALHPDPWPKRRHATRRLLSAPVLARCVELLAPGGVLHMVVDDDSYAAGLHAALSGLPMTRTEHPPPPETRYGRRAVAAGRIAHRIAYAKAT
- a CDS encoding NUDIX domain-containing protein codes for the protein MVRVSCVGAVVHDDDHRLLMIRRANPPGVGTWSLPGGRVEGDESDAEAVRREVAEETGLQVTVGVRVGTVVLPGPAGVSYDVRDYACAVTGGRLRAGDDAGDARWVRRAELLLLDTAPGLVDTLERWGMLPK
- a CDS encoding ParA family protein, encoding MTRILAVANQKGGVAKTTTVASVAAALVELGRRVAVVDLDPQACLTFSLGLDPDALELSTHDVLMGRVPARTALQRVAGGVDLLPAEIDLVGSEKFLNNRNGREFVLAEALADLRADYDMVLLDCPPALGVLTVNALTAADQLMIPVQCETLAHRGVGQLLETVAEVRSRSNGRLTVLGVLPTLFDGRSKHARAVLQDIGQRYGVTVLEPAIPRSIRFAEAPASGRSILETAGRSPGAAAYRELALRLAKDDVA
- a CDS encoding ATP-binding protein; translated protein: MELRTALRDDPGEVGRARHLVHRSLDRWGVPVDEAVAELLVSELVTNALRYGLQPMRLIARRAEHGLRIEVHDARPGEPPRLRRANPDSLNGRGMVLVDALAARWGWSEFGGSKQVWFELDALRPLEGHDEQASPAA
- a CDS encoding ferritin-like fold-containing protein; translated protein: MSTSATDGAGFFGSVGHAAAVCELLGLMACGELLAFERLAHDATLAPSMQDKAELARMAVAEFNHFVLLRARLADLGVDPGAAMAPFVAPLTEFHQRTAAGNWLEGLVKAFVGDGLAADFYREIAAQLDEETRDLVLNVLDDTGHSSFAVDRVRAAIAADPRVAGPLALWGRRLVGEALTQAQQVAAEREGLTALVIGGVDGSGLDLGEIGRMFTRLTDAHSARMAALGLQA
- a CDS encoding MaoC family dehydratase, whose product is MAKTNPGNFFEDFSVGQVLEHATPRTVTEGDRALYTSLYPTRFAVPSSAPFAASVGLHPAPVEDLVAFHIAFGKTVPDVSLNAVANLGYAELRFHRPVVPGDTLRTRSEVIGLKQNSNGRSGVVYVRSTATNQRGEVALDWARWVMVHKRDVDAPAPQTVLPELASALSAKELPIPDGLDFSRYDFVAAGEPHRLGDYRVGEKIDHVDGVTLTEAEHMMATRLWQNTAKVHFNVEARPDGKRLIYGGHIISMARALSYNGLANAAMIAAINGGAHTNPAFAKDTVYAWSEVLDKAELDAPGVGALRLRLVATRGRDESMTLRGEDAKYAPNVLLDLDYWALMPV
- a CDS encoding DEAD/DEAH box helicase, which gives rise to MARFLARRRPAAGRKRRPETTKRSPPRRAATTKTKRRVALSTFHELGVIRAITDALDEVGITEAFPIQELTLPIALTGTDVIGQARTGTGKTLAFGIPILQRLVAPGDDDFLDLAVPGAPQALVIVPTRELCVQVTGDLELAGRRRGVRVLSIYGGRAYEPQVATLKAGVEVVVGTPGRLLDLRKQRHLDLAHVKCLVLDEADEMLDLGFLPDVERLISDTPANRQTMLFSATMPGPVVSLARRYLRTPTNIRAESGSDQHTVPETTQHVFRTHKMDKVECVARILQAEGRRLTMVFAPTRRLCQSIADELTEKGFAAAAVHGDLGQGAREQALRAFRNGKVDVLVATDVAARGIDVDDVTHVINYECPEDEKTYLHRIGRTGRAGRTGVAVTFVDWADMTRWQLIDKALNLGLGEPLETYSTSPHLYAALGIPQGAKGVLPKTARTRAGLDAEHVEDLGETGRARSRVPASRKNGDSEPERAPRPKRNRNRSRTRSGKPVTGTAEPTSTEAAPAALAVADAPRPARRRRRTRGAGSADAATDS
- a CDS encoding alpha/beta hydrolase encodes the protein MSTPPHLSLPPCARARTLDTDRGPFAVHEAQPAGTATASVVLVPGFTGSKEDFITVLEPLAAAGYHVLAYDQRGQFETPGPDDEAAYSLDALGADLLAVAATTGAPAHLVGHSFGGLVVRTATIAAPAAVRSATLLCSGPGPIRVAREADRIQTLLSALGMFSVADIWTFAHAAAATNGEYDGVAPDVLDFLARRFLSTAKAGMTAMATALTGTPDRTAELAATQVPVLVAHGAKDYIWLPAEQAEMATRLGAAHAVIPGAAHSPAVEQPAETVALLARFWADPTSIVYTE